The Trueperaceae bacterium genome includes a window with the following:
- a CDS encoding DUF5615 family PIN-like protein has translation MARYFLDENLGRSVESILRNAGFDVVTSRGLGMIGMADIEWIPRVAALGRVIITADSRIRLVPAEKAAVTTAVARLITVKVNKAATVRDVANNVVNSRALLERFIAKNAAPWIVSLSMPNERDYALGRPGRLSQNKLG, from the coding sequence ATGGCGCGCTACTTCCTAGATGAGAACCTTGGGCGCAGTGTCGAGTCCATATTGCGCAACGCTGGATTTGATGTAGTCACTAGTCGCGGACTGGGGATGATTGGCATGGCCGACATCGAGTGGATCCCTCGGGTGGCAGCTCTCGGCCGCGTGATCATCACGGCAGACTCGAGGATCAGGCTCGTGCCCGCGGAGAAGGCTGCTGTGACCACCGCGGTGGCCAGGCTGATTACGGTCAAGGTAAACAAGGCCGCCACCGTTAGAGACGTCGCCAACAACGTAGTCAATAGTCGAGCGTTACTCGAACGGTTCATCGCTAAGAACGCAGCTCCATGGATCGTCAGTCTGTCGATGCCGAACGAACGAGACTACGCACTTGGCCGACCCGGAAGGCTGAGTCAGAACAAGCTCGGCTAA
- a CDS encoding DUF433 domain-containing protein, whose translation MTQHVQGWSRVKAGGAFFGGQEPGDVPLYTIAAAARYLRIPESTARWWTKGRAGDGYEPVLRAVKSSLLSFNDLVELFVVKQLRSFHGVSLDAIRQAVDYSATVLGVERVLLSHDLSTFGKSVLLTHLGDLVAISHSGQIAMQEIVQGFMPRVSWSEREFPIGLHPTFLGEESVDGNYPITLSPLVAFGSPTLYGTGIKTRVVVARVDAGETLGQVAEDYGVDPTYVKNAIFFENAA comes from the coding sequence GTGACGCAACATGTCCAAGGCTGGAGTCGAGTGAAGGCCGGCGGAGCGTTCTTCGGTGGCCAGGAGCCGGGTGATGTGCCCCTGTACACGATCGCAGCAGCCGCTCGGTACCTGCGTATACCGGAAAGCACCGCGCGCTGGTGGACGAAGGGCAGGGCCGGTGACGGCTACGAGCCGGTATTGAGAGCCGTCAAGAGTAGCCTACTGAGCTTCAACGATCTCGTGGAGCTTTTCGTCGTCAAGCAGTTACGGAGCTTCCACGGCGTGTCGCTGGACGCGATCAGGCAGGCCGTGGACTACTCGGCCACCGTCCTAGGCGTTGAGAGGGTTCTGCTCTCCCACGACCTCTCTACCTTCGGAAAGTCGGTTCTACTGACGCACCTTGGAGACCTCGTTGCCATCTCCCACAGCGGTCAGATAGCGATGCAGGAGATCGTCCAGGGGTTCATGCCGAGGGTCAGTTGGTCGGAGCGGGAGTTCCCTATCGGTCTGCACCCCACTTTCTTGGGCGAGGAGTCGGTGGACGGCAACTACCCGATCACGCTGTCCCCACTGGTTGCTTTCGGCTCCCCGACACTGTATGGGACGGGCATCAAGACGCGGGTAGTGGTCGCTCGCGTCGATGCCGGCGAAACCTTGGGCCAGGTCGCAGAGGATTACGGCGTAGACCCAACGTATGTAAAGAACGCCATCTTCTTCGAGAACGCGGCATGA
- a CDS encoding class I SAM-dependent methyltransferase, whose product MAHDQRPSDAHVAANRAYWNQRAPDWVAAGERAWVASEPRWGVWGVPESDLRMLPDDMTGMRAVELGCGTGYVSAWMARRGARVTGIDVSEEQLATARRLAAEHGVSIEFVLGDAERTPFADSAFDFAISEYGAAIWCDPHAWLPEAHRLLKPGGRLRFLGNHPFTPAFSPEDGSALGDRLVRPYFGARVFDWTDVSVDPGGIEFNLTFEDWIGLFGDVGFVIEGFREPRPRVVTGEERFFVSDAWARDWPSEQVWYLRKT is encoded by the coding sequence ATGGCCCACGACCAACGTCCGAGCGATGCACACGTAGCCGCCAACCGCGCGTACTGGAACCAGCGCGCCCCCGACTGGGTGGCGGCAGGCGAGCGGGCCTGGGTGGCGTCCGAGCCGCGCTGGGGCGTCTGGGGCGTCCCCGAGAGCGACTTGCGCATGCTGCCCGACGACATGACGGGCATGCGCGCCGTGGAACTAGGTTGCGGGACCGGTTACGTGTCGGCCTGGATGGCGCGGCGGGGTGCACGGGTCACGGGCATCGACGTCTCGGAGGAGCAGCTTGCCACGGCGCGGCGACTGGCGGCGGAGCACGGCGTGAGCATCGAGTTCGTGCTCGGCGACGCGGAGCGCACCCCGTTCGCGGACTCCGCGTTCGACTTCGCCATCAGCGAGTACGGCGCCGCCATCTGGTGCGACCCGCATGCGTGGCTGCCAGAGGCGCATAGGCTCCTGAAACCGGGCGGCCGCCTGCGCTTCCTCGGCAACCACCCCTTCACTCCCGCCTTCAGCCCCGAGGACGGCAGCGCCCTCGGCGACCGGCTCGTGCGCCCCTACTTCGGCGCCCGCGTCTTCGACTGGACGGACGTGAGCGTCGACCCCGGCGGGATCGAGTTCAACCTCACGTTCGAGGACTGGATCGGTCTCTTCGGGGACGTCGGTTTCGTGATCGAGGGCTTCAGGGAGCCGCGCCCGAGGGTGGTGACGGGCGAGGAGCGCTTCTTCGTCAGCGACGCCTGGGCGCGCGACTGGCCGAGCGAGCAGGTGTGGTACTTGCGCAAGACGTGA
- a CDS encoding aspartate carbamoyltransferase catalytic subunit: MTGATTDPAALPRHRHLLDFAAWSAADVVALLGRADVMAQVLTRTIKKVPALQGFTVATLFFEDSTRTRLSFERAARAQSADVIGFAAGSSSLKKGESLRDTLRTVDQLQVDLYVVRHPAGGAPYQLARWTDAAIVNAGDGRRAHPTQALLDAYTMLKRFGASGGGKGAEGTGRRGAEGADPERPFAGKRLTIVGDIDHSRVARSNIELFTKLGGEVALCGPATLVPAEFGEVPGVHVVARLEEAVEGAHAVMGLRLQQERMSAGLLPSLSEYVARYQLTEKVMRLACEGAILMHPGPLIRDVEIDSALADGPRSVIEEQVANGVPVRMAVLYTLLVGKG; the protein is encoded by the coding sequence GTGACCGGCGCGACGACCGACCCAGCCGCCCTCCCCCGCCACCGCCACCTGCTCGACTTCGCCGCCTGGTCGGCGGCCGACGTGGTGGCGCTGCTCGGCCGGGCGGACGTCATGGCGCAGGTCCTGACGCGCACCATCAAGAAGGTCCCTGCGCTTCAGGGCTTCACTGTCGCCACGCTCTTCTTCGAGGACAGCACGCGCACCCGCCTGAGCTTCGAGCGCGCCGCGCGGGCGCAGAGCGCGGACGTCATCGGCTTCGCCGCCGGCAGCTCGTCGCTCAAGAAGGGCGAGAGCCTGCGCGACACCCTGCGCACCGTCGACCAGTTGCAGGTCGACCTCTACGTGGTGCGCCACCCCGCCGGGGGCGCCCCCTACCAGCTCGCGCGCTGGACCGACGCCGCCATCGTCAACGCCGGCGACGGCCGCCGCGCGCACCCTACCCAGGCGCTCCTGGACGCCTACACGATGCTGAAGCGCTTCGGCGCGAGCGGTGGGGGCAAGGGCGCCGAGGGAACCGGGCGTCGGGGCGCCGAAGGCGCGGACCCCGAGCGTCCGTTCGCCGGCAAGCGCCTCACGATCGTCGGCGACATCGACCACTCGCGCGTGGCGCGCTCCAACATCGAGCTCTTCACGAAGCTGGGTGGCGAGGTGGCGCTATGCGGCCCGGCCACGCTCGTTCCGGCGGAGTTCGGCGAGGTGCCGGGCGTGCACGTCGTGGCGCGACTCGAGGAGGCCGTCGAAGGGGCGCACGCCGTCATGGGGCTGCGCCTGCAGCAGGAGCGCATGAGCGCCGGGCTGCTCCCCTCTCTGAGCGAGTACGTCGCGCGCTACCAACTCACGGAGAAGGTGATGCGGCTCGCGTGCGAGGGCGCCATCCTCATGCACCCCGGGCCCCTGATCCGCGACGTGGAGATCGACAGCGCCTTGGCAGACGGGCCGCGCAGCGTCATCGAGGAGCAGGTGGCCAACGGCGTGCCCGTGCGCATGGCCGTGCTGTACACGCTCCTTGTCGGCAAGGGCTGA
- a CDS encoding ABC transporter ATP-binding protein: MVGKSGSGKSTLMHLLALLDTPDDGRIVVEGTDARSLSAAALNKLRNSAFGFVFQQFFMIPNASVLENVVLPLKIAGMPRGERAERGMDVLRQVEMEDKARNLATALSGGQKQRMVIARALANEPRIIFADEPTGNLDSATGAVVEDLLFELNARHGITLVIVTHDEELAERCDRRVYLKDGLIVDSAATAVEARR, encoded by the coding sequence ATCGTCGGGAAGAGCGGCTCGGGCAAGTCGACGCTCATGCACCTCCTCGCGCTCCTCGACACGCCGGACGACGGGCGGATCGTGGTGGAGGGCACCGACGCGCGCAGCCTCTCCGCCGCCGCGCTCAACAAGCTGCGCAACAGCGCCTTCGGCTTCGTCTTCCAACAGTTCTTCATGATCCCCAACGCGAGCGTGCTCGAGAACGTCGTGCTGCCCCTCAAGATCGCCGGCATGCCACGCGGCGAGCGCGCCGAGCGCGGCATGGACGTACTGCGGCAGGTCGAGATGGAGGACAAGGCCAGGAACCTGGCCACCGCGCTCTCCGGCGGCCAGAAGCAGCGCATGGTCATCGCCAGGGCGCTCGCCAACGAGCCGCGGATCATCTTCGCCGACGAGCCTACGGGGAACCTCGACAGCGCCACGGGCGCCGTCGTCGAGGACCTGCTCTTCGAGCTCAACGCGCGGCACGGGATCACGCTCGTCATCGTCACGCACGACGAGGAGCTGGCGGAGCGCTGCGACCGCCGCGTCTACCTCAAGGACGGCCTGATCGTCGATAGCGCCGCGACCGCGGTGGAGGCGCGCCGATGA
- a CDS encoding ABC transporter substrate-binding protein, with amino-acid sequence MLRVAREPRHPDNPATRACSRRPARRASAIARALVVVASCFLSAALAQGEVRVYSVINEDDVKLLADMFEAETGIHVTYLRAATGELVSRVIAEKGAPQADVLLGGPSSQHIAIADTGALAQYAPAAAEALPAYAVSPEGYWTGFYLTALGIGVNEERFHRLYPGKAFPATWDDLLDPAFKGEIVMTDPVASSTAYLFVQTQLQRLGWDAGWAYLEALAPLVGQFPASGGAPPQLVGTGEYAIGVAYTHALARYRHDGFPVSTIVPPATAGEVGAVSIIAGGPNPDNARRFVDFVLSAQAEAAFSAQSLTTPLNPEVALPEGANTFAEFDFIDYDAKLAGDQRDEVLLRWQQVVH; translated from the coding sequence ATGCTGCGTGTAGCCCGAGAACCGAGACACCCAGACAACCCCGCCACGCGCGCATGTTCACGCCGCCCTGCGCGACGCGCCTCTGCCATCGCGCGCGCGCTCGTCGTCGTCGCTTCCTGCTTCCTGAGTGCCGCCCTCGCCCAAGGCGAGGTGCGCGTCTACTCCGTGATCAACGAGGACGACGTGAAGCTCCTCGCGGACATGTTCGAGGCCGAGACCGGCATCCACGTCACCTACCTGCGTGCCGCGACCGGCGAGCTCGTCAGCCGGGTGATCGCCGAGAAGGGCGCGCCGCAGGCCGACGTGCTCCTGGGCGGCCCCAGCTCGCAGCACATCGCCATCGCGGATACGGGCGCCCTCGCCCAGTACGCGCCGGCGGCCGCCGAGGCGCTGCCCGCTTACGCCGTCAGCCCGGAAGGGTACTGGACCGGCTTCTACCTGACCGCCCTCGGCATCGGCGTCAACGAGGAGCGCTTCCATCGGCTCTACCCCGGCAAGGCGTTCCCCGCCACCTGGGACGACCTCCTCGATCCCGCGTTCAAGGGCGAGATCGTCATGACCGACCCCGTGGCGTCCTCGACCGCGTACCTCTTCGTCCAGACGCAGCTCCAGCGCCTCGGGTGGGACGCGGGTTGGGCCTACTTGGAGGCGCTCGCGCCCCTCGTCGGCCAGTTCCCCGCCAGCGGTGGGGCGCCGCCGCAGCTCGTCGGCACCGGCGAGTACGCCATCGGCGTCGCCTACACGCACGCGCTCGCGCGCTACCGTCACGACGGCTTCCCCGTCTCGACCATCGTGCCGCCCGCCACGGCGGGTGAGGTCGGCGCCGTCTCGATCATCGCGGGGGGCCCGAACCCGGACAACGCGCGGCGCTTCGTCGACTTCGTCCTCTCGGCGCAGGCGGAGGCGGCCTTCTCCGCGCAGTCGCTCACCACGCCCCTCAACCCCGAGGTGGCCCTGCCGGAGGGCGCCAACACTTTCGCCGAGTTCGACTTCATCGACTACGACGCCAAGTTGGCCGGCGACCAGCGCGACGAAGTCCTGCTGCGCTGGCAACAGGTGGTCCATTGA
- a CDS encoding ABC transporter permease, translated as MSFVEIVRTAIGNAFRSKLRTTLTVLAIFVGAFTLTLTNGVGTGITNYIDSQVSSLGATDIIMISQASLTEGGAFGASASGPTEYDPDKAVVAGQMGSQFAALTNADLAAIRGVAGILSVEPLRVVSPDYIGSAGGKKYELTVNPSPAGARVALLAGTGFTADGTAPELLLPAAYVEPLGFADPGAAVGATLTIGVSDVFGQKHEAEARVAGVQEDTIFAFGMIISEGLTEALYAAQTAGLPAAAAEIYPVAVARFSPTASAAQVKEIKTALEAAGYSGRTVADQLGAVNTVINGIVGVLNAFAVIALIAASFGIINTLLMSVQERTREIGLMKAMGMGRSRIFALFTTEAVVIGFLGSAIGSGIAIALGTVISTVLADGPLKDLAGLRVLEFNPVSVVVVILIVMLLAFLSGTLPAARAARLDPIEALRYE; from the coding sequence ATGAGCTTCGTCGAGATCGTCAGGACGGCCATCGGCAACGCGTTCCGCAGCAAGCTCAGGACCACCCTGACCGTCCTCGCCATCTTCGTCGGGGCGTTCACCCTCACCCTGACGAACGGCGTCGGCACGGGCATCACCAACTACATCGACTCGCAGGTCAGCAGCCTCGGCGCCACCGACATCATCATGATCAGCCAGGCCTCGTTGACGGAGGGCGGGGCCTTCGGCGCGTCGGCGTCCGGTCCGACGGAGTACGACCCGGACAAGGCCGTGGTGGCGGGCCAGATGGGGTCGCAGTTCGCGGCCCTGACCAACGCGGACCTCGCCGCCATCCGGGGCGTCGCCGGCATCCTGTCCGTCGAGCCGCTGCGCGTCGTCTCGCCCGACTACATCGGCAGCGCGGGCGGCAAGAAGTACGAGCTCACCGTCAACCCGTCCCCGGCCGGCGCGCGCGTCGCGCTGCTGGCCGGCACGGGTTTCACCGCGGACGGGACGGCGCCTGAGCTCCTCCTGCCCGCCGCTTACGTCGAACCGTTGGGCTTCGCCGACCCCGGCGCGGCGGTGGGGGCGACCCTCACCATCGGGGTGAGCGACGTGTTCGGCCAGAAGCACGAGGCCGAGGCCCGCGTCGCCGGGGTGCAGGAGGACACGATCTTCGCCTTCGGCATGATCATCAGCGAAGGGCTGACCGAGGCGCTGTACGCGGCGCAGACGGCGGGCCTGCCCGCCGCCGCGGCCGAGATCTACCCGGTGGCGGTCGCGCGGTTCTCACCGACCGCGAGCGCGGCGCAGGTCAAGGAGATCAAGACCGCCCTGGAGGCCGCGGGCTACTCCGGTCGGACGGTCGCGGACCAGCTCGGCGCCGTCAACACCGTCATCAACGGCATCGTCGGGGTGCTCAACGCCTTCGCCGTGATCGCCCTGATCGCCGCCAGCTTCGGCATCATCAACACCCTGCTCATGTCCGTGCAGGAGCGCACCCGCGAGATCGGCCTCATGAAAGCGATGGGCATGGGGCGCTCGCGCATCTTCGCCCTGTTCACGACCGAGGCGGTCGTGATCGGCTTCCTCGGTAGCGCCATCGGCTCGGGCATAGCCATAGCCTTGGGGACCGTGATCAGCACCGTGCTGGCCGACGGTCCGCTGAAGGACCTCGCCGGCCTGCGGGTGCTCGAGTTCAACCCCGTATCCGTCGTCGTCGTGATCCTGATCGTGATGCTCCTCGCCTTCCTGTCCGGCACGCTGCCGGCCGCCCGCGCCGCCAGGCTGGACCCCATCGAGGCGCTCCGGTACGAGTAA
- the pyrR gene encoding bifunctional pyr operon transcriptional regulator/uracil phosphoribosyltransferase PyrR, with the protein MTFKATLMGEVELERALKRIAHEVVERNKGAERIALVGIHTRGVPIAERLSAYIAEYEGVTPPFGKLDITLYRDDLTEIALQPIVRKTEVDFDVHGMRIVLCDDVLFTGRTARAALDALIDMGRPAAIQYAVVVDRGHRELPIRADYVGKNVPTSSSEVVQVKLAEVDGVNAVELWERA; encoded by the coding sequence CTGACCTTCAAGGCGACCCTCATGGGCGAGGTGGAGCTCGAGCGCGCGCTCAAGCGCATCGCGCACGAGGTCGTCGAGCGCAACAAGGGCGCGGAGCGCATCGCGCTCGTCGGCATCCATACGCGCGGCGTGCCCATCGCCGAGCGCCTCTCCGCTTACATCGCCGAGTACGAGGGCGTCACGCCGCCCTTCGGCAAGCTCGACATCACCCTGTACCGCGACGACCTGACCGAGATCGCGCTGCAACCGATCGTCAGGAAGACCGAGGTCGACTTCGACGTGCACGGCATGCGCATCGTGCTCTGCGACGACGTCCTGTTCACGGGCCGCACGGCCCGCGCCGCGCTGGACGCGCTCATCGACATGGGCAGGCCCGCGGCCATCCAGTACGCCGTGGTCGTGGACAGGGGTCACAGGGAGCTGCCGATCAGGGCGGACTACGTCGGCAAGAACGTGCCGACCTCCTCGTCGGAGGTCGTGCAGGTGAAGCTCGCGGAGGTCGATGGCGTGAACGCCGTCGAGCTCTGGGAGCGCGCGTGA
- a CDS encoding nucleotidyltransferase domain-containing protein has translation MFGARLIGIVAYGSWARDELTDRSDLDALIIVTNGTGLNRDLYRRWDEAPLVWNGLCIEPHFAHLPDADAPVAGFWAEVAIHGIVLFERSYAVSRRLVEIRRRLSGGELTRRCCAQSASSHRGYTMSRQCC, from the coding sequence ATGTTCGGTGCCCGCCTCATCGGCATCGTCGCCTACGGCTCATGGGCGCGAGACGAGCTGACCGACCGATCGGACCTCGACGCCCTCATCATCGTCACGAACGGCACCGGGTTGAACCGCGACCTCTATCGCAGATGGGATGAAGCCCCGTTGGTTTGGAACGGTCTCTGTATCGAACCGCACTTCGCCCACCTTCCTGACGCTGATGCTCCGGTCGCCGGGTTCTGGGCCGAGGTCGCGATCCATGGGATAGTCCTGTTCGAGCGTTCTTACGCTGTGTCACGCCGGCTCGTGGAGATCCGCCGGCGCTTGTCCGGAGGCGAGCTCACCCGGCGTTGCTGCGCGCAGTCGGCATCGAGCCACCGCGGATACACGATGTCTCGCCAGTGTTGCTGA
- a CDS encoding ABC transporter ATP-binding protein has translation MPAPEAGALAGTHVRLVGLRKAFGAAVAVDDFSLDIGRGTFTTLLGPSGSGKTTVLRMLAGFVEPDAGSVVIGGMDQTGRPPNLRGTGMVFQDYALFPHMTVRANVEYGLRMQRFAKGARAERVERALELLGLRGLAGRFPHELSGGQQQRVALGRVIVLEPQVLLMDEPLSNLDAKLRVRLRAELKSLQRQLGITTVYVTHDQEEALSLSDQVVVIDGGRMQQAGAPEDIYRRPANRFVAEFVGQANVLPVEVSAAASGQRPLASAGGAGALSTAHGGHAATGGGVMTTAAGSPLAVRLPDERRPSAGARGVAMVRPEHVRLAPLGPAAAAGTEDGSWRCPAKVVSRGYFGAYARYWLELDGVPEPWLADVPVSESGDEARQALAPGTAATVSVGAGAACWLW, from the coding sequence ATGCCGGCGCCTGAGGCCGGAGCTCTCGCCGGAACGCACGTCCGGCTCGTCGGCCTGCGCAAGGCCTTCGGCGCCGCGGTGGCGGTGGACGACTTCTCGCTCGACATCGGGCGCGGCACCTTCACGACCCTGCTCGGCCCGAGCGGCAGCGGCAAGACGACCGTGCTGCGCATGTTGGCCGGGTTCGTCGAGCCCGACGCGGGCAGCGTGGTCATCGGCGGGATGGACCAGACGGGCCGACCACCTAACCTGCGCGGGACCGGCATGGTCTTCCAGGACTACGCGCTCTTCCCGCACATGACCGTGCGGGCGAACGTCGAGTACGGGCTGCGCATGCAGCGCTTCGCCAAGGGCGCGAGGGCCGAGCGCGTCGAGCGCGCGCTGGAGCTCCTCGGTCTGCGCGGCCTGGCTGGGCGCTTCCCCCATGAGCTGTCCGGCGGGCAGCAGCAGCGCGTCGCGCTCGGCCGGGTCATCGTCCTGGAGCCGCAGGTCCTGCTCATGGACGAGCCCCTCTCCAACCTGGACGCCAAGCTGCGCGTGCGCCTGCGCGCCGAGCTCAAGTCGTTGCAGCGGCAGTTGGGCATCACGACCGTCTACGTCACGCACGACCAGGAGGAGGCGCTGTCCCTCTCCGACCAGGTCGTGGTGATCGACGGGGGGCGCATGCAGCAGGCCGGCGCGCCCGAGGACATCTACCGGCGGCCCGCCAACCGCTTCGTCGCGGAGTTCGTCGGCCAGGCGAACGTGCTGCCCGTCGAGGTGTCCGCTGCCGCGAGCGGTCAGCGCCCCCTGGCGTCCGCCGGCGGCGCGGGGGCACTCTCCACGGCGCACGGGGGTCATGCGGCGACGGGTGGCGGCGTCATGACCACCGCCGCCGGGAGCCCGCTGGCGGTCCGTCTTCCCGACGAGCGGCGGCCGTCCGCCGGAGCACGCGGGGTCGCGATGGTGCGGCCGGAGCACGTGCGTTTGGCGCCACTCGGTCCCGCCGCGGCCGCCGGAACGGAAGACGGCTCCTGGCGTTGCCCCGCCAAGGTCGTGTCCCGCGGCTACTTCGGCGCGTACGCCAGGTACTGGCTCGAGCTCGACGGGGTGCCGGAGCCCTGGCTGGCCGACGTGCCCGTCTCCGAGTCGGGCGACGAGGCACGGCAGGCGCTCGCGCCCGGCACGGCCGCGACGGTCAGCGTTGGCGCCGGGGCCGCGTGCTGGCTGTGGTGA
- a CDS encoding iron ABC transporter permease has protein sequence MTYGIRSLGRLWRYDRGLLLAYGLVAAFLLVFVVGPLVRVAFEPTFADWRQVFSTPRWRGASLNTLTMLVLSTVSSLLVGTLYAYAVTRARVPGAGFFSVVPLFLLLTPPFVAGLAFILLLGRRGLVTYQLLGLETSIYGWHGLWLAQTLSFFPVAYLVLRGAFAAIDPGLEQAARGLGASRAQVLRTVTLPLATPGLLAAALFIAIGVLGDFGNPMLVGGRFQVLATAVYTQLSGWASFGTSAALGLLLLVPAVLLFAAQQWVQGATRERFATVGGRGSSLPAPSVSPALRWGLFAFCVLVTLFVAASHGVVLMGAFTRLWGVDFGLTFEHVAYVLGQFGGLGNSLRFAAAAALLCTVVAAVAAYLVQRAKVPLRRGLDLATLLPAAIPGTLMGVAFVLAFNQPTFRLTGTASIIVIAMAISYLPVGYRVCAAAMDQLKASLDESAANLGASKLRILATITAPLVRQALMAAFVFSFVRAVGTLSTVIFLVSFDTPLASVAILNLADQGRWGRAAALASALVAVTMLSLGLLYLLTGRSLKPLAESAHAGA, from the coding sequence TTGACGTACGGCATCCGGTCGCTGGGCCGGCTGTGGCGTTACGACCGGGGGCTGCTCCTGGCGTACGGCCTGGTGGCGGCGTTCCTGCTCGTCTTCGTGGTCGGGCCGCTCGTGCGGGTGGCGTTCGAGCCGACGTTCGCCGACTGGCGCCAGGTGTTCTCGACGCCGCGCTGGCGCGGCGCGAGCCTGAACACCCTCACGATGCTCGTCCTCTCGACGGTCTCGTCGCTGCTGGTCGGCACGCTCTACGCCTACGCCGTCACGCGCGCGCGGGTGCCGGGCGCGGGCTTCTTCAGCGTCGTGCCCCTGTTCCTGCTGCTCACGCCGCCGTTCGTCGCCGGCCTCGCCTTCATCCTTCTCCTGGGCAGGCGCGGGCTGGTCACGTACCAACTGCTGGGGCTGGAGACGTCCATCTACGGCTGGCACGGCCTCTGGCTCGCCCAGACGCTCTCGTTCTTCCCCGTCGCCTACCTCGTGCTCCGCGGCGCCTTCGCCGCCATCGACCCGGGTCTGGAGCAGGCCGCCCGCGGGCTGGGCGCTAGCCGCGCCCAGGTCCTGCGCACCGTCACCTTGCCGCTCGCGACGCCCGGTCTGCTGGCGGCCGCGCTGTTCATCGCCATAGGGGTCCTCGGCGACTTCGGCAACCCCATGCTCGTCGGCGGCCGCTTCCAGGTCCTGGCGACGGCGGTGTACACGCAGCTCAGCGGCTGGGCGAGCTTCGGGACGAGCGCGGCCCTCGGGCTGCTGCTCCTGGTCCCCGCCGTCCTGCTCTTCGCCGCGCAGCAGTGGGTGCAGGGCGCCACCAGGGAGCGCTTCGCGACGGTCGGGGGGCGCGGGTCGTCGCTGCCGGCGCCGAGCGTCTCGCCGGCGTTGCGCTGGGGGCTCTTCGCCTTCTGCGTGCTCGTCACCCTGTTCGTGGCCGCCAGCCACGGCGTCGTGCTCATGGGCGCCTTCACGCGCCTCTGGGGCGTCGACTTCGGCCTGACCTTCGAGCACGTCGCCTACGTCCTCGGTCAGTTCGGCGGGCTCGGCAACAGCCTTCGCTTCGCCGCCGCGGCGGCGCTCCTCTGCACGGTCGTGGCGGCCGTAGCGGCCTACCTCGTGCAGCGCGCCAAGGTGCCGCTGCGCCGCGGCCTCGACCTCGCCACGCTCCTGCCTGCCGCCATCCCGGGCACGCTGATGGGGGTGGCCTTCGTCCTCGCGTTCAACCAACCGACGTTCCGGCTGACGGGCACGGCCAGCATCATCGTCATCGCCATGGCCATCTCCTACCTGCCGGTCGGCTACCGGGTCTGCGCGGCCGCCATGGACCAGCTCAAGGCGAGCCTCGACGAGAGCGCCGCCAACCTGGGCGCCTCGAAGCTCCGCATCCTGGCGACGATCACGGCGCCGCTAGTGCGCCAGGCGCTCATGGCCGCCTTCGTGTTCTCGTTCGTGCGGGCCGTCGGGACGCTCAGCACCGTCATCTTCCTCGTCTCGTTCGACACGCCGCTCGCCTCCGTCGCCATCCTCAACCTGGCGGACCAGGGCAGGTGGGGGCGCGCGGCCGCGTTGGCGAGCGCCCTCGTGGCCGTGACCATGCTCTCCCTCGGTCTTCTCTACCTGCTCACGGGGCGCTCCCTCAAACCGCTGGCGGAGAGCGCGCATGCCGGCGCCTGA